The uncultured Ilyobacter sp. genome has a segment encoding these proteins:
- a CDS encoding sugar phosphate isomerase/epimerase family protein gives MEFGYAASSGEKNIFDSIKYAKDNGFSSVELNVNMPIFFPENFTDEEKKEIKKYREDLGVEITLHAPEDLTLLQLQKDIRIATIKRFKTVIDFAGDIGATRLTMHVGPAVCFTLTDRKSYLDETYHDEYKVVLKESLMELADYSAGKTILCVENSGRFPEKLVQETLEEVLKENKNLFLTWDIGHSYENLYNEVDFFIKHKDRIRTCHVHDNNGKSDHQIIGNGGVDFKKHFDIIGKEDMTYIIEVRPRENALKSLEIFNKMSL, from the coding sequence ATGGAATTCGGATACGCAGCTTCTTCTGGAGAAAAAAATATATTTGATTCTATAAAATACGCGAAGGACAACGGCTTCTCCTCTGTGGAGCTAAATGTCAATATGCCTATATTTTTCCCAGAAAATTTCACAGATGAAGAAAAAAAAGAGATAAAAAAATACCGTGAGGATCTAGGAGTAGAGATTACTCTACACGCCCCTGAGGATCTCACACTGCTTCAGCTTCAAAAGGATATAAGGATAGCTACAATCAAAAGATTCAAGACAGTCATAGATTTTGCAGGGGATATTGGGGCTACAAGATTAACTATGCATGTGGGGCCTGCCGTATGCTTTACCCTCACAGACAGAAAGTCATACCTTGATGAGACTTACCATGATGAATACAAGGTTGTTTTAAAAGAATCCCTTATGGAACTTGCAGATTACTCTGCGGGTAAAACGATATTATGTGTGGAAAACTCTGGACGTTTTCCTGAGAAACTAGTGCAGGAAACACTAGAAGAAGTTTTAAAGGAAAATAAAAACTTATTTCTCACTTGGGATATAGGTCACTCATATGAAAACCTTTATAACGAAGTGGATTTTTTTATAAAACACAAAGACAGAATAAGAACCTGTCATGTACATGACAACAACGGAAAAAGTGACCACCAGATAATCGGCAATGGAGGAGTGGATTTTAAAAAACACTTTGATATCATAGGTAAGGAAGATATGACCTATATTATAGAGGTCAGACCCCGTGAAAACGCCTTAAAATCCCTTGAAATTTTCAACAAAATGTCTCTCTAG
- the serA gene encoding phosphoglycerate dehydrogenase, whose translation MSKFKVIIAEKMDIRGIELLQKQFDVDVCIGISREELLKRIHDYDALLVRSATQVNEELLEKATKLRIVGRAGNGTDNIDIHAATKKGVIVANTPESNSISACELGIALMMACARDVAIADKDMKAGKWSRNSFEGVELYNKTLGIIGLGRIGSLMATRMKAFGMKIVAYDPYISDERFSRFGVKKAENLDELLRVSDFITIHTPRTEETIDMISFDEIEKMKDNVILVNVARGKIVNEDALYRGLKGGKIRGAGIDVHAVEPRYESPLYEFDNFIPTPHIGANTAEAQENVGIAIAQQVANGLHGEIVETAVNLPVMEREGLKDVKPYIELMENLGKIYYQLYTDSVKFVEINYWGDVSKLDTQMADLAFTKGLLQPILGNSVNYVNAKIMAENAGIGMKEKKFIEHFGNYSNLVTIKITNSKNYVFTISGTISSNAEGKLVELEGFDFEVKPTEYMLFIKNKDVPGVIGHVGTLAGEKGINIATMQVGRKTKGDTAIMILTIDEEVCGTTLEEFKKMDNIVTAKSVVL comes from the coding sequence ATGAGTAAATTCAAAGTAATTATTGCAGAAAAAATGGATATAAGAGGAATAGAACTTCTTCAGAAGCAGTTTGATGTAGATGTCTGCATCGGTATAAGTCGTGAGGAACTTTTGAAAAGAATTCACGATTATGATGCTCTTTTGGTAAGAAGTGCTACTCAGGTAAATGAGGAGCTTTTGGAAAAAGCAACTAAACTCAGAATCGTAGGACGTGCAGGTAACGGTACAGATAATATAGACATTCATGCTGCTACAAAAAAAGGTGTAATAGTAGCAAATACCCCAGAAAGTAACTCTATCTCTGCATGTGAGCTAGGAATCGCTCTGATGATGGCGTGTGCCAGAGATGTGGCAATAGCAGATAAAGATATGAAAGCTGGGAAATGGAGCAGAAACTCCTTTGAAGGGGTGGAACTATACAATAAGACCTTGGGAATAATCGGTCTTGGAAGAATCGGTTCACTTATGGCTACTAGAATGAAGGCCTTCGGGATGAAAATCGTAGCATACGATCCTTATATTTCAGATGAGAGATTCAGCAGATTCGGGGTAAAAAAAGCTGAAAATTTAGACGAACTTCTAAGGGTGTCTGACTTTATAACCATTCATACACCTAGAACCGAGGAAACAATTGACATGATCAGCTTTGATGAGATAGAAAAGATGAAAGACAATGTAATCCTAGTAAATGTAGCCAGAGGTAAGATAGTAAATGAAGATGCTCTTTATCGGGGTCTTAAAGGCGGAAAAATAAGAGGGGCAGGAATAGACGTCCATGCAGTAGAGCCAAGATATGAAAGCCCTCTATACGAATTTGATAACTTCATCCCTACTCCTCACATAGGTGCAAATACTGCCGAGGCACAAGAAAATGTCGGTATTGCCATTGCACAGCAGGTAGCAAACGGACTTCACGGAGAGATAGTCGAGACGGCGGTGAACCTTCCTGTAATGGAAAGAGAAGGTCTAAAAGATGTAAAACCTTACATAGAGCTTATGGAAAATCTGGGGAAAATTTACTACCAACTTTATACAGACTCTGTAAAATTTGTAGAGATCAACTACTGGGGAGATGTTTCAAAATTAGATACTCAGATGGCTGATTTGGCCTTTACAAAGGGACTTTTACAGCCTATCTTAGGAAACAGCGTCAATTATGTAAATGCGAAAATAATGGCTGAAAATGCAGGAATAGGAATGAAAGAGAAAAAATTCATAGAGCACTTCGGAAACTATTCCAACCTTGTGACAATAAAAATAACAAACAGCAAAAACTATGTGTTTACAATTTCAGGAACCATCAGTTCAAATGCCGAAGGAAAACTAGTTGAACTTGAAGGCTTCGACTTCGAGGTAAAACCTACTGAATATATGCTTTTCATAAAAAACAAAGATGTCCCTGGTGTAATAGGACATGTGGGAACATTAGCGGGAGAAAAAGGAATAAACATCGCAACAATGCAGGTAGGAAGAAAAACCAAGGGAGACACTGCCATCATGATATTAACTATCGACGAGGAAGTATGTGGAACTACTCTCGAAGAGTTTAAGAAAATGGATAATATTGTCACTGCAAAGAGTGTTGTACTTTAA
- the rimP gene encoding ribosome maturation factor RimP has translation MEKNAKAAIVEKIWDLTTPVASEFGLDIVDIEYLQDGGYWYVRVYIEKPDAEITLVDCANVSNKIEEDVDALIDKKFFLEVSSPGIERPLKSEKDFMRFVGEKARLILKHKLEDSRNWTGEISSYENGIIYLDAEGKKLEIPFSEVKKANLVFEFGDF, from the coding sequence ATGGAAAAAAATGCAAAGGCAGCTATCGTGGAAAAAATTTGGGATCTTACAACTCCTGTAGCAAGTGAATTTGGGCTTGACATAGTGGATATAGAATATCTACAAGACGGGGGATATTGGTATGTAAGAGTATACATAGAGAAGCCAGATGCTGAAATAACCTTAGTGGATTGCGCCAACGTAAGTAACAAAATTGAAGAGGACGTAGACGCCCTTATAGACAAAAAGTTCTTTTTAGAAGTGTCTTCTCCAGGTATAGAGAGACCGCTTAAAAGCGAAAAAGACTTTATGAGGTTTGTTGGAGAAAAAGCTAGATTAATCCTTAAGCATAAACTTGAAGATTCTAGAAACTGGACCGGAGAAATATCCAGTTATGAAAATGGAATCATCTATCTCGATGCAGAAGGGAAAAAGTTAGAGATTCCTTTCAGCGAGGTGAAAAAAGCCAACCTAGTCTTCGAATTTGGGGATTTTTAA
- the nusA gene encoding transcription termination factor NusA gives MKSKDAKVFLEALTELEKEKGISKESLIETVEQALLAAYKKHYGEEDSSIEVEINRETGDVKVYEIKTVVEEEDLYDSACEIILEDALLEKKRAKVGDVLKVEVNCEEFRRNAIQNGKQIVIQKVREAERQFVFDKFKSREKDIINGIIRRIDDRRNIFIEFDGIEAMLPIVEQSPSDVYRVGDRLKVYVVEVEKTSRFPKILISRKHEGLLKKLFELEIPEIEDGLIEIKAVAREAGSRAKVAVYSENKEIDTVGACIGQKGLRIKNVVNELNGEKIDIVEWLESPEEFVSAALSPAKVMSVEVLEDRVTARVIVDTSQLSLAIGKNGQNARLAAKLTGMRVDIKTPEAAAEEEN, from the coding sequence ATGAAGAGTAAAGACGCAAAGGTTTTCCTCGAAGCCTTGACGGAACTAGAGAAGGAGAAGGGGATAAGCAAAGAAAGTCTTATCGAAACTGTAGAGCAGGCTCTTCTTGCTGCATACAAGAAACACTATGGGGAAGAGGATAGCTCTATAGAGGTGGAAATCAACAGGGAAACAGGAGATGTCAAGGTATATGAGATCAAAACTGTAGTAGAGGAGGAAGACCTCTATGACTCAGCTTGTGAGATCATACTCGAAGATGCCCTTTTAGAAAAAAAGAGAGCAAAAGTAGGGGATGTATTAAAAGTTGAGGTCAACTGTGAAGAGTTTAGAAGAAATGCTATCCAGAACGGAAAGCAGATTGTGATCCAAAAAGTAAGAGAAGCAGAAAGACAGTTTGTCTTTGATAAGTTTAAAAGCAGAGAAAAGGACATAATAAACGGAATAATCAGAAGAATAGATGATAGAAGAAATATCTTTATAGAGTTTGATGGTATAGAGGCAATGCTTCCTATCGTAGAGCAGTCTCCATCTGATGTATACAGAGTAGGAGACAGGCTTAAAGTATATGTTGTAGAAGTGGAAAAAACAAGCAGATTCCCGAAAATTTTAATTTCTAGAAAGCATGAGGGACTTCTCAAAAAACTATTTGAATTAGAGATACCTGAGATTGAAGACGGCCTTATAGAGATAAAGGCAGTAGCTAGAGAAGCAGGTTCTAGAGCAAAAGTAGCAGTTTATTCGGAAAATAAAGAGATCGATACAGTAGGGGCATGTATAGGACAAAAAGGTCTTAGAATTAAAAATGTTGTAAATGAACTTAACGGAGAAAAAATAGACATAGTTGAATGGCTTGAATCTCCAGAAGAGTTTGTATCTGCAGCTCTTAGTCCGGCAAAAGTAATGAGTGTAGAAGTTTTAGAAGACCGGGTAACAGCGAGAGTGATCGTAGATACATCACAGCTATCCCTCGCTATAGGTAAAAACGGTCAGAATGCAAGGCTAGCAGCCAAATTGACTGGTATGAGGGTAGACATAAAAACTCCCGAAGCTGCAGCAGAGGAAGAGAATTAA
- a CDS encoding DUF448 domain-containing protein has protein sequence MKSSDLPERTCAVCRSKKTKDLLFRIVEKNGQFIYDREQKIQSRGSYVCRTHECVKRLSKHKKYKMEIFELTKMVDDLKKNSKDYMGILNAMKNSQFLTFGINMVFEDIDKIHFLIIAEDISEKNDKKIISKAKEQGITYIHYGNKNQLGEIFGKAEINVIGVKNKKVARGLME, from the coding sequence ATGAAAAGCAGTGACTTGCCAGAAAGAACCTGTGCTGTTTGCCGTAGTAAAAAAACGAAGGATCTTCTTTTTAGAATTGTGGAAAAAAATGGTCAATTCATCTACGACAGAGAACAGAAAATTCAGTCTCGTGGAAGCTATGTCTGCAGAACTCATGAATGTGTGAAAAGATTGTCAAAACATAAAAAATATAAAATGGAAATTTTCGAGCTAACTAAAATGGTGGATGACCTTAAAAAAAATTCTAAGGACTACATGGGAATATTAAATGCAATGAAAAATTCCCAGTTTCTGACATTTGGAATCAACATGGTTTTTGAAGATATAGATAAGATTCATTTTCTGATAATTGCAGAAGATATCAGTGAAAAAAATGATAAAAAGATAATCTCAAAAGCGAAAGAACAGGGAATAACATATATCCATTATGGTAATAAAAATCAGCTTGGAGAGATATTTGGCAAAGCTGAGATTAATGTTATAGGCGTTAAAAATAAAAAAGTGGCACGTGGTCTCATGGAGTAA
- the infB gene encoding translation initiation factor IF-2, whose protein sequence is MKTRVHELAKKHDMSNKDFLNLLHEMGVEVSSHLSGLSDEVVKEIEEYLESEENTDSKKKKKKRSKGAAKESSKDKEEKGKGKATKKKKGRRSDFTVKKAEEAEEVVLEEDGMKIVKLRGEITVGEFAEKLGINATEIIKKLFLKGQMLTINNTMSLELAEEMAVEYDALIEVEEEVEMEFGEKFDLELEDKESDLVERPPVITIMGHVDHGKTSLLDALRATNVADGEAGGITQRIGAYQISKNGKKITFVDTPGHEAFTDMRARGAQVTDIAILVVAADDGVMPQTVEALSHAKAAKVPIIVAVNKIDKPEANALKVKQELMEHGLVSVEWGGDVEFVEVSAKQRLNLDELLETILLTAEILELKANPKKRAKGIVLESRLDPKVGPIADVLIQEGELKIGDVIVAGEAQGKVRALMDDRGERVESVGLAQPTEIIGFNIVPEAGDVVYVIQNEQHARRIVEEVAKARKISEVSRKSISLESLSQHMEDSNIKELNLILRADSKGSVEALKESLHKLSTDEVAVNIIQAASGAITESDVKLAEASDAIIIGFHVRPTTKALRGADDSGVEIRTSNIIYHITEDIEKALTGMLDPEFRENYQGRIEIKKIFKVSKIGNIAGCIVVDGKVKSDSNIRLLRNGVVVYEGKLDSLKRFKDDAKEVVAGQECGLNIQNFNDIKEGDIVEAFDVIEIKRTLK, encoded by the coding sequence TTGAAGACAAGAGTACATGAATTAGCTAAGAAGCATGATATGTCAAACAAGGATTTTTTAAATCTTCTTCATGAAATGGGAGTGGAGGTTTCTTCACATCTTTCTGGTTTAAGTGATGAAGTTGTGAAGGAGATAGAGGAGTATCTTGAGTCTGAAGAAAATACAGATTCAAAGAAAAAAAAGAAAAAAAGAAGTAAAGGAGCAGCCAAAGAATCTTCTAAGGATAAAGAGGAAAAGGGAAAAGGGAAAGCTACTAAAAAGAAAAAAGGTAGAAGATCTGACTTTACCGTAAAAAAAGCTGAAGAGGCAGAAGAAGTTGTATTAGAAGAAGATGGAATGAAAATAGTAAAGCTAAGAGGTGAGATCACAGTTGGTGAATTTGCTGAAAAGCTGGGAATAAATGCAACGGAAATCATTAAAAAACTTTTCCTTAAAGGACAGATGCTTACAATAAACAACACCATGTCTTTAGAATTAGCAGAAGAGATGGCTGTTGAATATGATGCACTTATAGAGGTAGAAGAAGAAGTAGAGATGGAATTCGGAGAAAAGTTTGACCTTGAATTAGAGGACAAAGAATCTGACCTTGTGGAAAGACCGCCTGTGATTACAATAATGGGACATGTTGACCACGGAAAAACCTCACTTTTAGATGCACTAAGAGCCACTAATGTCGCAGACGGAGAAGCGGGAGGAATCACTCAAAGAATCGGTGCCTATCAGATATCAAAAAATGGTAAAAAGATTACCTTTGTAGATACTCCAGGACATGAGGCCTTTACAGATATGAGAGCAAGGGGAGCTCAGGTTACAGATATAGCTATTCTTGTGGTAGCAGCAGACGATGGAGTAATGCCTCAGACAGTAGAAGCCTTATCCCATGCAAAGGCAGCAAAAGTACCGATCATTGTGGCGGTAAATAAAATAGATAAACCTGAAGCCAATGCTCTAAAGGTAAAACAGGAGCTTATGGAACATGGACTTGTATCTGTAGAATGGGGAGGAGACGTAGAATTCGTAGAAGTTTCAGCAAAACAAAGACTAAACCTTGATGAACTTCTTGAAACAATCCTTCTTACTGCAGAGATATTAGAACTTAAGGCGAATCCTAAGAAAAGAGCTAAAGGTATAGTCCTTGAATCTAGACTAGATCCAAAAGTAGGACCTATAGCCGACGTTTTGATACAGGAGGGTGAACTTAAAATAGGAGATGTCATCGTTGCTGGAGAGGCTCAAGGTAAGGTAAGAGCTCTTATGGATGACAGAGGAGAAAGAGTGGAGTCCGTAGGGCTTGCTCAACCTACAGAGATTATAGGCTTTAACATAGTTCCAGAAGCAGGGGATGTAGTGTATGTAATCCAAAATGAACAGCACGCTAGAAGAATCGTAGAGGAAGTAGCCAAGGCAAGAAAAATATCAGAAGTATCTAGAAAGTCTATCTCTCTTGAATCACTTTCTCAGCACATGGAAGATTCAAATATAAAAGAACTTAATCTTATATTGAGAGCGGACTCAAAAGGTTCAGTAGAGGCTCTAAAAGAATCTCTTCATAAGCTTTCTACTGATGAAGTTGCAGTAAACATAATCCAGGCTGCATCAGGAGCGATAACGGAAAGTGACGTAAAACTTGCAGAAGCCTCAGATGCTATCATCATAGGTTTCCATGTAAGACCTACAACAAAGGCCCTTAGAGGAGCGGATGACTCAGGTGTAGAGATAAGAACATCAAATATTATCTACCATATTACTGAGGACATAGAAAAAGCTCTTACGGGAATGTTAGACCCTGAATTCAGAGAGAATTATCAGGGAAGAATAGAGATTAAGAAGATATTTAAAGTAAGCAAAATCGGAAATATAGCAGGATGTATAGTTGTAGACGGCAAGGTGAAAAGTGATTCTAATATAAGACTCCTCAGAAATGGAGTTGTAGTTTACGAAGGGAAACTTGACTCACTGAAAAGATTCAAGGATGATGCTAAAGAGGTTGTTGCTGGTCAGGAATGTGGACTGAACATTCAAAACTTCAATGACATCAAAGAGGGAGATATCGTCGAAGCTTTTGACGTCATTGAAATAAAAAGAACTTTAAAATAA
- the rbfA gene encoding 30S ribosome-binding factor RbfA yields MKKQRIAAIEKEITKVISNVLFGELKNPKIKGIVSVTHVRVTEDLKFVDVSFSVLPMAGQTVNREAVLKGLNETRGYFRKRIGEEIKIRFVPEVRVHLDDSIEHAVKISKLLNEVKE; encoded by the coding sequence ATGAAAAAACAAAGAATTGCTGCCATTGAAAAAGAGATAACAAAGGTAATTTCTAATGTTTTATTTGGAGAACTTAAAAATCCCAAAATAAAAGGTATAGTCTCTGTTACTCATGTAAGAGTGACGGAGGATCTTAAGTTTGTGGATGTTAGTTTTAGCGTTCTTCCCATGGCGGGACAGACAGTAAACAGAGAAGCTGTACTAAAAGGCCTTAATGAAACAAGAGGATATTTCAGAAAAAGAATCGGTGAAGAGATAAAAATCAGATTTGTACCTGAAGTAAGAGTTCATTTAGATGACAGTATAGAACATGCAGTTAAAATTTCAAAACTACTAAACGAAGTAAAGGAATAG
- the recJ gene encoding single-stranded-DNA-specific exonuclease RecJ, which produces MLWEYSDVAESLVDSRSREWHVSKCLSRLLLNRGINTEDRLKDFLNPHIDKFRDPFDFERMNEVVKKIIDAKEKGEKIFIYGDYDVDGITAATFLVLVFRQIGIDVDYYIPNRMEEGYGLDRKAINYINGKNGRLVITVDTGVNSIEDVEYANKLGIDVIISDHHKIIKEKGDEQLLIINPKFSEGYQFKFLAGAGVALKVAQAVYMTSGENLDKLYQYIDIVMIGTVADVVPMIDENRIIIRKGLEVIKKTKVKGLVYLMKYLRLQNKDITTTDVSFFISPLLNSLGRIGTSKVGADFFINEDDFEIYNIIEEMKKSNKKRRELERTIFNEIDDDIQKMKDKNFKYLFLKSSKWHPGVIGVISSRLSIKYHVPVVLVAIKDGIGKASCRSIEGINIFNILKEMADKLLRFGGHDLASGFIARTSNLDEIEKRLKGCLEIPGQKKEIKTLKIDGTFSIENIDENILKDLERVSPYGLENEHPIFLDEGLEFENLKKFGVENRHFKTFIKKNGKRYSAIAFDLGSKIDEEGYKLQRFDIAYYPEKVYYKGYETLQIRIKDFRVKDDFYNIFT; this is translated from the coding sequence ATGTTGTGGGAATATAGTGATGTGGCGGAGTCCCTGGTGGACTCTAGGTCTAGGGAATGGCATGTATCAAAATGCCTTTCCAGACTTCTCCTCAACAGAGGAATAAACACCGAAGACAGATTAAAGGATTTCCTCAATCCCCACATTGATAAATTTAGAGATCCTTTTGATTTTGAAAGGATGAATGAAGTTGTCAAAAAGATAATTGACGCTAAAGAAAAAGGTGAAAAGATTTTTATCTACGGGGACTATGATGTAGATGGAATAACAGCAGCCACTTTTCTGGTATTGGTCTTTAGGCAGATAGGAATAGATGTGGACTACTATATCCCAAACCGGATGGAAGAGGGGTACGGTCTAGACAGAAAGGCTATCAATTACATAAATGGTAAAAATGGCAGACTTGTCATAACTGTAGATACAGGTGTAAATTCCATAGAAGATGTGGAATATGCAAATAAACTGGGTATAGACGTGATAATATCTGACCACCACAAAATAATCAAGGAAAAAGGTGATGAGCAGCTGCTGATAATCAATCCTAAATTTAGCGAGGGATATCAGTTTAAGTTTTTAGCTGGCGCAGGAGTGGCCCTTAAAGTAGCCCAGGCGGTATACATGACCTCAGGAGAAAATCTTGATAAACTATATCAGTATATTGATATAGTAATGATAGGAACTGTGGCAGACGTAGTACCCATGATAGATGAAAACAGGATCATAATACGGAAAGGTCTTGAAGTAATAAAAAAAACAAAGGTAAAAGGTCTGGTATACCTCATGAAATATCTGAGGCTTCAGAATAAAGATATAACCACTACTGATGTGAGCTTTTTTATATCTCCACTCCTTAACTCTCTCGGGAGAATAGGCACATCAAAGGTCGGAGCAGATTTCTTTATAAATGAAGACGACTTTGAAATATATAATATCATCGAAGAGATGAAGAAATCCAACAAGAAGAGAAGAGAGTTGGAAAGAACTATTTTTAATGAGATAGATGATGATATTCAAAAGATGAAGGACAAGAACTTTAAGTATCTTTTTTTGAAATCTTCTAAGTGGCATCCTGGTGTAATAGGAGTGATCTCATCGAGGCTCTCTATAAAATACCATGTTCCTGTGGTCCTTGTAGCTATAAAAGACGGGATAGGGAAAGCATCATGCAGAAGTATAGAGGGAATAAATATTTTCAATATACTCAAGGAGATGGCAGATAAGCTATTAAGGTTTGGAGGCCACGACCTGGCATCTGGCTTTATTGCTAGAACCTCTAATCTTGATGAGATAGAAAAGAGATTAAAAGGATGCCTTGAAATACCCGGCCAAAAAAAGGAAATAAAGACTCTAAAGATAGACGGAACATTTTCTATTGAAAATATAGATGAAAACATTTTAAAAGATTTAGAAAGGGTTTCACCCTATGGATTGGAAAATGAACATCCTATTTTTCTTGATGAAGGGCTTGAATTCGAGAACCTTAAAAAATTTGGTGTTGAAAACAGGCACTTTAAGACTTTTATAAAAAAGAACGGCAAGAGATACTCTGCCATAGCCTTTGATCTCGGGTCTAAAATAGATGAAGAGGGGTATAAGCTTCAGAGATTTGATATAGCCTATTATCCTGAAAAGGTATATTATAAGGGTTATGAAACCCTCCAGATCAGAATCAAAGATTTTAGGGTAAAAGATGATTTTTATAATATTTTTACATAA
- the tig gene encoding trigger factor, with protein sequence MNYEIKKLENSTVEISLVLEGAEVKGYKDEVIKNLAGKADVPGFRKGKAPTSAIESKFKEVIQEEITEKVLQAHYETVLKETGIKPVNFVNSANVDLEDEKYVGKFLVDVYPEFEVANYKGLEAEKENFEINDEVLNSEIELMIEKESKLSDAPEGYKAQMDDTLDLAFEGFIDGEAFEGGKADSHMLKLGSKMFIGDFEEQLVGYEAGQEGEVNVSFPEDYHAPNLAGKPAVFKVKVNAVKVMEKPELNDEFAKAQGFESVEDLKAKKALEIKEREEARTVNEYRGKLLQQVVDNTDMALPNSMIEREIKGRIAEMEQQLSTQGIGLDMYLKMSGVTMEKMNEQLRPMAAQKVKLDVILDAIATAENITVSDEELAEKMEEVAKMYGMDTEKLTEELTKAGNLNTFKENVKIDTRIQKTMDFIVNNAK encoded by the coding sequence ATGAATTACGAAATTAAGAAACTTGAAAACTCTACTGTTGAGATCTCTTTGGTACTAGAAGGTGCAGAAGTTAAGGGGTACAAAGATGAAGTAATAAAAAATCTAGCTGGAAAGGCTGATGTTCCTGGATTCAGAAAAGGTAAAGCACCTACTTCAGCAATTGAATCTAAATTCAAAGAGGTTATTCAAGAAGAAATAACTGAAAAAGTACTTCAGGCACATTATGAAACTGTATTAAAGGAAACAGGAATCAAACCTGTAAACTTTGTAAATTCAGCTAATGTAGATCTAGAAGATGAAAAATATGTGGGGAAATTCTTAGTAGATGTTTACCCTGAGTTTGAAGTTGCAAACTACAAAGGTCTAGAAGCTGAAAAAGAAAATTTTGAAATAAATGATGAAGTTTTAAACAGTGAGATCGAACTTATGATAGAAAAGGAATCTAAACTTTCAGATGCCCCTGAAGGATACAAGGCCCAAATGGATGATACTTTAGACCTTGCTTTTGAAGGCTTTATAGACGGAGAAGCATTTGAAGGTGGAAAAGCGGACTCACATATGCTAAAATTAGGTTCTAAAATGTTTATAGGTGACTTTGAAGAGCAATTAGTAGGATACGAAGCAGGACAAGAGGGAGAAGTGAACGTATCTTTCCCTGAAGATTACCATGCACCAAACCTTGCAGGTAAACCAGCTGTATTCAAAGTAAAAGTAAATGCAGTTAAAGTTATGGAAAAACCAGAACTTAACGATGAATTTGCAAAGGCTCAAGGATTTGAATCTGTAGAGGATTTAAAAGCTAAGAAAGCTTTAGAGATCAAAGAAAGAGAAGAAGCTAGAACTGTAAACGAGTATAGAGGAAAACTTCTTCAGCAGGTAGTTGATAATACAGATATGGCTTTACCTAACTCAATGATCGAAAGAGAGATAAAGGGAAGAATAGCTGAGATGGAGCAGCAGCTTTCTACGCAAGGTATCGGACTTGACATGTATCTTAAAATGTCAGGAGTTACTATGGAAAAAATGAATGAGCAGCTTAGACCAATGGCAGCTCAAAAAGTTAAGTTGGACGTAATCTTAGATGCAATAGCAACTGCTGAAAACATCACAGTCTCTGACGAGGAGCTTGCTGAAAAAATGGAAGAAGTAGCTAAAATGTACGGAATGGATACTGAAAAACTTACAGAAGAGCTAACAAAAGCGGGAAACTTAAACACATTTAAAGAAAATGTAAAAATAGACACAAGAATTCAAAAGACAATGGATTTTATTGTAAATAATGCCAAATAG
- the clpP gene encoding ATP-dependent Clp endopeptidase proteolytic subunit ClpP: MYNPTVIENTGRGERAYDIYSRLLRDRIIFLGTEIDDRVANSIVAQLLFLEAEDAEKDIIMYINSPGGVITGGMAIYDTMNYIKPDVQTVCIGQAASMGALLLTAGAPGKRYSLENARIMIHQPLGGARGQATDIAIQAKEILKMKELTSQIISKTTGQPLDKVMEDTERDKYMNPYEAKEYGLIDHVFKGTRGEEKNG; this comes from the coding sequence ATGTATAATCCAACAGTAATAGAAAACACAGGTAGAGGAGAGCGTGCTTATGACATCTACTCCAGACTTTTAAGAGATAGAATTATATTCTTGGGAACTGAAATAGATGACCGTGTGGCTAACTCCATAGTGGCGCAACTTTTGTTTCTAGAAGCCGAAGATGCTGAAAAAGACATTATCATGTACATCAACAGTCCTGGTGGGGTAATTACCGGGGGAATGGCGATCTATGATACTATGAATTATATCAAACCTGACGTACAGACAGTGTGTATAGGCCAGGCGGCAAGTATGGGTGCGCTTCTTCTGACTGCAGGGGCCCCAGGAAAAAGATATTCTCTTGAAAACGCGAGGATAATGATACACCAGCCTTTAGGCGGAGCCAGAGGACAGGCAACGGACATAGCAATACAGGCAAAAGAGATATTGAAGATGAAAGAGCTTACATCACAGATAATTTCCAAAACCACAGGACAACCTCTTGATAAGGTAATGGAAGATACTGAAAGAGATAAATACATGAACCCTTACGAAGCAAAGGAGTATGGATTAATCGATCATGTGTTCAAAGGAACAAGAGGTGAGGAAAAAAATGGATAA